A portion of the Bombus pascuorum chromosome 8, iyBomPasc1.1, whole genome shotgun sequence genome contains these proteins:
- the LOC132910101 gene encoding vitellogenin-like, translating to MSTAFNMWLPLTVLLLAGIVSADYDHGWHVDNEYTYLVRSRTIASLNKLSDQHTGMLMKALLTIQVKDPQLLIAKLSQNQYARILKSLPEGWDTEISDQMLELRHLPLSGKPFAIKLKHGVIRDILVDRTVPTWEVNILKSIISQLQIDSMGENAIRTDETQIPTDQESYGFFRVMEDSVGGKCEVLYDITPLAEQLVYIYPELVPIPKLKKDGQYIDIRKLKNYDKCDQRMNYQFGITDNKRWEAGSNKNGKFFSQSATSRIIISGTLKNFTIQSAVTTNLMYMSPRFYDHGHGLVASKMNLTLAVVKKITNPLLKPNNLVSTGNLVYTYHNPFSDTEERRIGKVLEDSDKVVVSDSVSSISSSEETTKGYNYRSLSSGSSSSSSSISSSEEDFYWQPKPTMEDAPQNPLSPLLIGYNGKYIGRSKEMDVIAKSKELIYQIANEMEDPNDLYKNQILEKYTILSDLLRTMNKEQMLQVDKDVHLSPYQMKTFDRTLVPKQNAWNVFKSAIAQTGTGPAFLLIKNWIETKEVDSTTAADLLARLPKTARAPTAEYIKELFKLATCETVMNDPAVSGPAIIAFSELVYNAQVSKKGLHNHYPVHTFGRLTPKHDQVVTKDYIPYLEKELKKAVENGQSTVIQTYIMALGNIGHPRILSVFEPYLEGQMYMTVFQRTLMVSAMAKLAEGFPKLARSVLYKIYLNTMEAHEVRCTAVFLLMTTDPPLNMLQRMAEFTKVDRNKHVNSAVKSTLESLANLKNPEYQTLARKARIAKNLLTPNDYSFHNSHGYATESIIDDGNIIYHMILKYIGSDDSLIPNAIYYAVYSSYGDFKLPPFEVVTMVSSIRSILELNTSQKDRDRIRLAAEKIAEELNILPSPSIPLEGNMYWNGKYTTKFLPFDKTSLSVFRELIMMYLKGEKQGNLINRLQSYDVTFGFPTETGLPFVYTFEIPMLFKITGTMNNEAKMPMILKTGTDFRMIYAMKIQGRLGFVTPFENQQYIAGVDLDFNVYLPMTMTVDMDLLKHKWEIKICPLQGEDKARLFHYSVVPYVANHNILNLRPLLTEKTTQTLLSDDRYVDTISNWNLLNVYLEGDKSYNYNNWFNMDVDDLSDIIISPWVLDYDNYRKLDILLNLKREQVAPFVFKISYDYMDFEPSTLDTKLWTYRATAVEPSDKEADSKARRKQWMEEAAKGIKLAKSLVIDILMEIPVTSEKSLQNVITLATAYSKAEKKGRTLLYWSFNNMFEVCAATQMKATPDNMMFYNQVADLKPKVEFNADLRVGKVCSTGEQMNINGEATQSKEIRERIRNATLIKTCQKQMYQGNKILRACQNAAAFSMILDQMAVSVDFQSPYILHYITKALAVVINTDYLKEYVDIHTHLLGPKVGGKKKIDITANLTAHLEKVDITIATPTMDININDLDLSVLEISAEDVLMTADEDMDIQNLLYNEDESACVLDNTRAQTFDSREYPLRLGNCWHVVMTTYPQANPDNLDEKMYMYKSDSVGILIRETENGQREVKVLLDDREIKFIPTSTQIQILVNGYPVEVTKDISWQERKDNMVLYEILQIDDHFIGLFSDKYALKILYDGKRLMIKAGDKFRTVIRGLCGNYDGEPINDFTAPGNCILPKPELFIASYALTKEDCKGESLENSKLLVTDYVCVREEKRHLSNVISDKESGRNDTEISNWGYHRQVTNKHCIILKTHIKETDNAICFTIRLVPSCAAGCWATETKPKDYQYHCMKKDKAAIALKNRINKGAKPDLSQKSVTFTEPINVPVSCKA from the exons ATGTCCACGGCTTTCAATATGTGGCTACCACTGACGGTCTTATTGCTTG CGGGAATAGTTTCAGCCGACTACGACCATGGCTGGCACGTCGATAATGAGTACACTTATCTCGTGCGAAGTCGAACAATAGCGAGTTTGAATAAATTATCCGATCAGCACACCGGTATGCTGATGAAAGCATTGCTCACGATACAAGTCAAAGATCCTCAACTGCTAATTGCGAAGCTGTCGCAAAATCAATACGCTCGAATCCTCAAGTCTTTACCAGAAGGCTGGGACACTGAGATTTCTGACCAAATGTTGGAACTCCGTCACTTGCCTCTTTCTGGCAAACCGTTCGCTATCAAGTTGAAACATGGCGTGATCAGGGACATCCTCGTGGATCGTACCGTCCCAACCTGGGAGGTGAACATCCTGAAGAGTATCATTAGCCAGTTGCAAATAGACAGTATGGGTGAGAACGCGATCAGAACGGACGAAACGCAAATTCCGACCGACCAAGAATCGTACGGATTTTTCAGAGTTATGGAAGATTCAGTTGGCGGAAAATGTGAAGTTCTTTACGATATCACACCGCTGGCAGAGCAACTCGTTTATATTTATCCAGAATTGGTTCCGATACCGAAGTTGAAGAAAGATGGACAATATATTGATATCCGCAAATTGAAAAACTACGACAAATGTGATCAGAGGATGAACTATCAGTTTGGTATAACTGACAACAAGCGTTGGGAAGCTGGCTCCAATaagaatggaaaattcttctcg CAATCTGCGACGAGCAGAATTATCATCTCAGGAACGCTGAAGAATTTCACCATTCAATCGGCGGTGACTACCAACTTAATGTACATGAGCCCAAGATTCTACGACCATGGACACGGGTTAGTAGCCAGCAAGATGAATCTAACCTTGGCTGTCGTGAAGAAAATTACGAATCCTCTGCTCAAACCGAACAATCTGGTATCCACTGGCAACCTGGTTTACACTTACCATAATCCTTTCTCAGACACCGAGGAACGCAGAATCGGTAAGGTACTCGAGGATTCGGATAAGGTGGTGGTTTCGGATAGCGTCAGTTCTATTAGCTCGAGCGAAGAAACCACGAAGGGTTACAATTATCGAAGCCTTTCGTCTGGCTCGTCCAGCTCGTCCAGTTCGATTTCCAGCAGCGAGGAGGATTTTTACTGGCAGCCTAAACCCACGATGGAAGATGCTCCCCAGAATCCTTTGTCGCCCCTACTCATTGGCTATAATGGCAAATATATTGGAAGATCTAAAGAAATGGATGTTATAGCGAAAAGCAAAGAACTTATTTACCAAATAGCCAACGAGATGGAAGATCCGAACGACCTGTATAAAAACCAAATTCTCGAGAAGTACACGATCCTGAGCGATCTACTTCGTACGATGAATAAGGAGCAAATGTTACAAGTCGATAAGGACGTACATCTCTCTCCTTACCAGATGAAAACGTTTGACAGGACTCTGGTCCCTAAACAAAACGCTTGGAACGTGTTTAAATCCGCTATCGCTCAAACCGGAACTGGACCAGCCTTCTTGCTTATCAAGAACTGGATCGAGACGAAGGAAGTCGATTCCACGACAGCTGCAGATCTCTTGGCTAGACTTCCCAAGACAGCTCGTGCACCTACTGCTGAATACATCAAGGAATTATTC AAACTAGCTACATGTGAGACAGTGATGAACGATCCAGCCGTCAGCGGCCCAGCGATCATAGCATTTAGCGAGTTGGTTTATAACGCTCAAGTGAGCAAGAAGGGCCTGCACAATCACTATCCGGTGCATACGTTCGGTCGTCTCACGCCCAAACACGATCAAGTAGTTACCAAAGATTACATCCCCTACCTGGAGAAGGAATTGAAGAAAGCTGTCGAAAATGGCCAAAGCACGGTTATTCAGACTTACATCATGGCTTTGGGTAATATCGGTCATCCGAGGATTCTCTCCGTTTTCGAGCCTTACCTGGAAGGCCAAATGTATATGACGGTGTTCCAAAGGACGCTAATGGTCTCAGCTATGGCCAAACTGGCTGAAGGTTTTCCAAAATTGGCGCGTTCGGTTTTGTACAAGATCTATCTGAACACCATGGAAGCCCATGAAGTGCGTTGCACCGCTGTCTTCCTTCTGATGACGACCGATCCTCCGTTAAACATGTTACAACGAATGGCTGAATTTACCAAGGTCGACAGGAACAAACACGTCAACTCGGCCGTGAAGTCGACTCTAGAGAGCTTGGCGAACCTGAAGAACCCCGAATATCAAACGCTGGCGAGGAAAGCTCGCATCGCAAAGAATCTACTAACTCCAAACGATTACAGCTTCCATAACTCTCACGGATACGCCACTGAATCGATCATAGACGATGGGAATATCATTTATCACATGATCCTGAAGTACATTGGTAGCGATGATAGCCTGATTcctaatgctatatactacGCCGTGTACTCTTCTTACGGAGACTTCAAGCTTCCTCCTTTCGAAGTAGTAACCATGGTTTCGAGCATTAGGTCCATTTTGGAGTTGAACACTAGCCAGAAAGACAGGGATCGTATCAGATTGGCGGCTGAGAAGATCGCCGAAGAGTTGAATatccttcctagtccatctaTTCCTCTAGAAGGAAACATGTATTGGAACGGAAAATACACAACGAAGTTCCTGCCCTTCGATAAGACCTCTCTCTCTGTATTCCGTGAAT TGATAATGATGTATCTGAAGGGCGAAAAGCAAGGAAACCTCATCAACCGATTACAATCCTACGACGTAACATTTGGCTTCCCCACAGAAACCGGATTGCCATTCGTCTACACTTTTGAAATACCGATGCTTTTCAAGATCACTGGAACTATGAATAACGAGGCGAAGATGCCAATGATTCTGAAAACGGGAACCGATTTTCGTATGATCTATGCAATGAAGATTCAAGGAAGACTTGGCTTCGTCACGCCCTTCGAAAACCAGCAGTACATCGCCGGCGTCGATCTTGACTTTAACGTTTACCTACCAATGACAATGACTGTGGATATGGACCTACTTAAACATAAATGGGAAATAAAGATTTGTCCATTGCAGGGAGAAGACAAGGCACGATTATTCCATTACAGCGTCGTTCCATACGTCGCCAATCACAACATTTTGAATTTACGTCCTCTGCTCACCGAGAAAACAACGCAAACACTACTTTCCGACGATAGGTATGTCGATACTATCTCAAATTGGAATCTGCTGAACGTGTACCTGGAAGGTGACAAATCTTACAACTACAACAACTGGTTTAACATGGACGTCGATGACTTGTccgatataattatatctcCGTGGGTCTTGGATTACGACAACTACCGCAAATTGGACATCTTGCTGAATCTGAAACGCGAACAGGTGGCACCATTCGTATTCAAAATATCGTATGACTATATGGATTTCGAACCCAGCACTCTAGACACTAAACTATGGACATACAGAGCTACAGCCGTGGAGCCATCCGATAAGGAGGCTGACAGCAAAGCTCGTAGGAAACAATGGATGGAAGAGGCTGCCAAGGGTATCAAATTGGCCAAATCACTGGTGATCGATATTCTAATGGAAATTCCAGTAACAAGCGAAAAGAGTCTCCAGAACGTTATAACCCTCGCCACGGCCTATAGCAAAGCTGAGAAGAAAGGACGAACGCTGCTATATTGGAGCTTTAATAATATGTTCGAAGTCTGCGCGGCTACCCAGATGAAGGCCACGCCAGACAACATGATGTTCTACAATCAAGTCGCTGATTTGAAACCCAAGGTAGAATTTAACGCAGATTTGCGTGTAGGAAAGGTCTGTTCCACTGGTGAGCAGATGAACATCAACGGTGAAGCTACCCAGAGTAAGGAGATAAGGGAACGCATCAGGAATGCAACTTTGATCAAAACTTGCCAGAAACAGATGTATCAGGGTAACAAGATCCTCCGAGCCTGTCAAAATGCTGCTGCGTTCTCTATGATTCTTGATCAAATGGCTGTCTCCGTGGATTTCCAATCGCCGTATATTTTGCATTACATCACCAAGGCTCTCGCCGTCGTAATAAACACCgattatttgaaagaatatgTGGACATTCACACACATTTATTGGGTCCTAAGGTAGGCGGCAAGAAGAAGATCGACATCACGGCCAATCTGACCGCCCATTTGGAAAAAGTTGACATAACAATCGCTACTCCGACTATGGACATTAACATCAACGACCTAGACCTGTCTGTTCTTGAAATTTCTGCGGAGGACGTTCTAATGACTGCAGACGAGGACATGGATATTCAAAACCTCTTGTACAACGAGGACGAAT CCGCCTGTGTATTGGATAATACCAGGGCGCAAACATTCGATAGCAGAGAGTACCCTCTGAGATTAGGCAACTGCTGGCACGTCGTCATGACCACGTATCCTCAAGCAAACCCAGATAATCTGGACGAGAAGATGTATATGTACAAATCAGACAGCGTGGGCATCCTTATTCGTGAAACGGAAAACGGACAGAGGGAAGTGAAAGTTTTACTTGATGACagggaaattaaatttatacctACTTCGACCCAAATACAAATTTTGGTGAATGGATATCCCGTCGAGGTAACTAAGGACATCAGTTGGCAGGAAAGGAAGGACAACATGGTCTTGTACGAGATCTTGCAAATCGATGATCACTTTATCGGTTTGTTCTCTGACAAATATGCACTGAAGATCCTTTACGATGGAAAACGTCTAATGATCAAG GCGGGTGACAAATTCCGTACAGTCATCCGTGGTCTCTGTGGTAACTACGACGGGGAGCCGATCAACGACTTTACAGCTCCGGGGAATTGCATTCTTCCAAAACCCGAGCTATTCATCGCAAGTTACGCTCTGACGAAGGAGGATTGCAAGGGTGAATCTTTAGAGAACTCGAAATTGCTGGTGACTGACTACGTTTGCGtacgagaagagaagagacaTTTGAGCAACGTGATCAGCGACAAGGAATCTGGACGAAATGATACTGAGATATCAAACTGGGGATACCATAGACAAGTCACAAACAAACACTGCATCATCTTGAAGACTCACATAAAGGAGACTGACAACGCGATATGTTTCACGATTCGTCTGGTGCCTTCCTGTGCAGCTGGCTGCTGGGCTACCGAGACGAAACCGAAAGATTATCAATACCACTGCATGAAGAAGGACAAAGCAGCAATAGCCTTGAAAAACAGAATCAACAAGGGTGCAAAACCTGATCTCAGCCAGAAGTCAGTTACCTTTACCGAACCCATCAACGTTCCTGTTAGTTGCAAGGCCTAA
- the LOC132909487 gene encoding unconventional myosin-Va-like produces MASVAELTVDPIEFEKEVKRRDILAEATRHLYFIAARRIQVNDSCSKIISMSFRKKGYRSSDVTTFELDFDSAVQAWIRGILSRKHFRLLHQSAVSIQRYWRGYRTRIIVDRYLVHRVHQMWQDYYNEMATRIQAFWRGYWIRKTVLDIEKMRRWLNEVYAKNEETVKNMKRFKQEEIECVQTIIEQESMQWILFILFKLHHLLRTKQRPGVFTRIDNTRFTLIEEMLKCLEYKRYMRDRKTKLQRKCQDCQIDRKPTLILRGTYYERCEKEIHEIRKNLEAGAVPIYRSEPYEEHEKSIRKLNQMRLVSSIDEAYEASSRRKIEMKNGKQRKVCSLRREFEQQACCMKEADLCEKIKKMDCHLNQLRLKCPIHDPPCQK; encoded by the exons ATGGCGTCCGTGGCGGAACTTACGGTGGATCCCATCGAGTTCGAAAAGGAAGTCAAACGCAGAGACATACTCGCGGAAGCGACCAGGCATTTGTATTTCATCGCTGCCCGCAGGATACAGGTTAATGACTCTTGTTCGAAGATAATATCTATGAGCTTCCGTAAAAAag GATATCGTTCTTCCGACGTTACAACGTTTGAATTGGATTTCGACTCGGCAGTGCAGGCCTGGATCCGCGGCATCCTCAGCCGAAAACATTTCCGATTGCTGCATCAGAGCGCAGTCAGCATTCAACGTTATTGGCGTGGCTATCGTACCAGGATCATCGTCGATCGATATCTGGTGCATCGTGTCCATCAAATGTGGCAAGATTACTATAACGAGATGGCCACGAGGATCCAAGCGTTCTGGCGTGGTTATTGGATCAGGAAAACCGTTCTTGACATAGAGAAAATGCGACGATGGTTGAACGAAGTCTATGCGAAGAACGAGGAAACCGTGAAGAACATGAAGAG GTTCAAACAGGAAGAGATAGAATGCGTGCAGACGATAATCGAACAAGAGTCCATGCAGTGGATACTGTTCATCCTCTTCAAG TTACATCATTTGCTGAGAACGAAGCAACGACCAGGTGTGTTCACCAGAATCGACAACACACGGTTCACTTTGATCGAGGAGATGCTGAAATGCTTGGAATATAAACGCTACATGCGCGATAGGAAGACGAAATTACAGAGGAAATGCCAGGATTGTCAAATTGATAGGAAACCAACGTTGATCTTACGTGGAACGTACTATGAAAGATGCGAGAAAGAGATTCACGAAATCCGGAAAAATCTGGAAGCGGGAGCCGTGCCAATATATAGAA GTGAACCATACGAGGAGCATGAGAAGAGCATTCGCAAACTAAATCAGATGCGCTTAGTAAGTTCCATAGACGAAGCGTATGAAGCAAGTTCCCGACGAAAAATCGAAATGAAGAATGGGAAACAACGGAAGGTATGTTCTTTGAGAAGAGAATTCGAGCAACAAGCTTGTTGCATGAAAGAAGCCGATCTCTGCGAGAAGATTAAGAAAATGGATTGTCACCTAAACCAACTCCGCTTGAAATGCCCTATTCACGATCCTCCGTgtcaaaaatga
- the LOC132909688 gene encoding uncharacterized protein LOC132909688, translating to MNQTVYYVLVAFWEKSGCKIVADCYPMKQDETYRTITLSTIDGLKTVENDKISLNRGNYTVHVLIGELHYACLTLKPDCPSSAAELEFCSQVFLERLRSIYRELPILADLTRDLTSLAVIDLSKPLKKIVHEYNKKNEIVPKLEAELVEIQKILMDGLQKMIDRGQKLDDLVRKTQSLQITTRKDFHLLTRTSRRRKCIVIAAIVITLIVFVTFLLVFLLCEDIL from the exons ATGAATCAAACGGTGTACTACGTGTTGGTGGCATTTTGGGAGAAATCCGGCTGCAAGATCGTGGCGGATTGTTATCCGATGAAGCAGGATGAAACGTACAGGACGATCACGCTCAGCACGATCGACGGACTGAAGACGGTGGAGAATGATAAGATCAGTCTTAATCGGGGCAA CTACACAGTGCACGTGCTCATCGGTGAACTACATTACGCCTGCCTGACGTTGAAACCGGATTGTCCTTCGTCAGCAGCCGAGCTGGAATTCTGTTCCCAGGTGTTCCTCGAGAGATTGCGAAGCATTTACAGGGAGCTACCGATTCTGGCTGATCTCACAAGGGACCTAACCAGTCTAGCGGTCATCGATCTCTCGAAACCTCTAAAGAAGATAGTT CACGAGTACAATAAGAAGAATGAAATAGTACCGAAGCTAGAGGCAGAATTGGTGGAAATCCAAAAAATTTTGATGGATGGCCTACAGAAAATGATTGACAGGGGCCAGAAGCTCGACGATCTCGTTCGAAAGACTCAGTCTTTGCAAATTACG ACTCGGAAGGACTTTCACCTGTTGACAAGAACATCCAGAAGAAGGAAATGCATCGTTATAGCAGCGATAGTGATCACGCTGATAGTTTTTGTCACATTTCTCCTTGTGTTTCTACTGTGTGAAGACATTCTCTGA
- the LOC132909817 gene encoding glutamyl aminopeptidase-like yields MTAWRFILITIVLMKTKDSRVINGEVPPDNLTPYYNESMEIEKRLPEDVVPRKYVIAISTDFKKDEFHGSVRIDLELLKDRSYIVLHSKDLTISSTKLYAEKSQTEVRIQYVYPVKKREMLVIKPYRNISLGEYFLKMNFSGSLKGKMSGFYLSSYVEENKSVRKLAVSQFEPFYARTAFPCFDEPNFKSIFIIRLVYSKKFLYHAQSNMPIVKMETMKSDSDKTIAYFEPTPPMSTYFVAFLVSDFECLGSNMDLLNGSKIPVAVCVRPMFKQKAVFALNVTIKAMKYYLEMFQIDYPLPKIDLVAIPDFSAGAMENWGLITFRETELLHSENDSSCHNMRSVSLTVAHELAHMWFGNLVTMKWWDDLWLNEGFATYMEHVAVDSLFPDWKLMDSFPLYTKYVSMKHDVKLRTRPVVKRIEDPNEIEEMFDRISYQKAASVIRMLEDAVGNSKFISAIRKYLRRYQFRNAESRELFDILGNTTQAAIDVVDFVGRWMRFPGFPVINVRRDNAGFQLSRRRFATSTRFSETIDDGSWTIPIRYITSRKNDIKLDWFLANYSCVELSLDKSVDWIKLNHDSIGYYIVNYTEDAWNVFSNLLFYNHSMLSAMNRADLLHDAFLLAETDLNYSIAMNLTSYLVNEDDYQPWVVTMRWFGQMNRLLEGTQILPRFQSYARNLINRIYRQIGWHIHRKDSFKDREFRVLILNAACSVGHEHCLETAGRRLRKFLSEKSSGGSEQMLPADIRSIVYSFGLVTMSADVGSIFEKMSRLLETENDAQERERLMIGMTGVADKDILNRYLERATDETFIRKQDFAELLIKIAANPVGLDVVWNFVRSRWEVLLRKYETNEYTFGNIICAIVSLFKDHQKLQEARRFFLKEVDLKVTENVKRNAIEEVENSIDWLEANSQSIERWLSSNGFD; encoded by the exons ATGACCGCCTGGCGATTTATCTTAATTACAATAGTCTTAATGAAGACGAAAGATTCTCGTGTGATCAACGGCGAGGTTCCCCCGGATAATTTAACTCCATATTACAATGAATCTATGGAGATCGAGAAACGCCTCCCAGAGGATGTAGTTCCCAGAAAATATGTGATTGCGATTTCGACTGACTTTAAAAAGGACGAATTTCACGGTAGCGTTCGCATCGATCTCGAATTACTAAAA gaTCGaagttatatcgttttacacTCGAAAGATCTAACTATATCGTCAACCAAATTATATGCAGAAAAATCTCAAACGGAAGTACGAATACAGTACGTCTATCCTGTAAAAAAACGTGAGATGTTGGTTATCAAGCCTTATAGAAATATCTCTTTAGGAGAATACttcttgaaaatgaattttagtGGTAGTTTGAAAGGAAAAATGAGTGGATTCTATTTGAGCAGCTACGTAGAAGAAAATAAGTCTGTTCG AAAATTAGCAGTATCCCAATTCGAGCCATTCTATGCTCGAACAGCTTTTCCTTGTTTTGACGAACCAAACTTCAAgtccatttttattattcgtctCGTCTATTCAAAGAAGTTTTTATATCACGCACAATCTAATATGCCAATTGTA AAAATGGAGACGATGAAAAGTGATAGCGACAAAACTATCGCATACTTCGAGCCTACGCCACCAATGTCCACTTATTTCGTTGCTTTCCTCGTCAGTGATTTCGAGTGTTTAGGATCTAACATGGATCTTCTGAATGGAAGTAAAATACCAGTTGCTGTCTGTGTAAGACCTATGTTCAAGCAAAAAGCAGTATTCGCCTTAAATGTCACAATTAAAGCGATGAAGTATTATCTAGAGATGTTTCAAATCGATTATCCGCTACCAAAAattg ATCTAGTCGCCATACCCGATTTCTCAGCAGGCGCCATGGAAAATTGGGGCCTGATTACATTCCGTGAAACAGAACTTCTTCATAGCGAGAACGACAGTTCTTGCCACAATATGAGAAGCGTCAGCTTGACGGTGGCCCATGAATTGGCACACATGTGGTTCGGCAATCTGGTCACCATGAAATGGTGGGACGATCTTTGGTTGAACGAAGGTTTCGCCACTTACATGGAGCACGTAGCAGTTGATTCCTTGTTCCCCGACTGGAAGCTG ATGGATTCCTTTCCACTATACACGAAATACGTCTCTATGAAACACGATGTCAAACTACGTACTCGCCCAGTTGTAAAACGAATCGAAGATCCGaatgaaatagaagaaatgtTTGATCGAATTTCATATCAAAAA GCGGCGTCGGTGATTAGGATGCTCGAGGACGCGGTTGGCAATTCTAAGTTCATTTCTGCTATCAGAAAGTATCTGAGAAGGTACCAGTTTCGTAACGCGGAGTCCCGCGAGCTATTCGATATCCTGGGGAACACTACACAAGCCGCCATCGATGTCGTCGATTTCGTCGGTCGATGGATGAGGTTCCCCGGATTTCCGGTGATCAACGTCCGTCGAGACAATGCAGGCTTTCAACTATCCCGGCGACGCTTTGCGACGAGTACACGATTCAGTGAAACGATCGA cgACGGAAGTTGGACAATTCCGATTAGATACATAACAAGTAGGAAAAATGATATCAAGCTGGATTGGTTCCTCGCGAACTATTCCTGCG TGGAATTGTCGCTGGACAAGTCAGTGGATTGGATCAAACTGAATCATGATTCGATCGGCTATTACATCGTGAACTACACGGAAGATGCCTGGAACGTTTTcagcaatttattattttacaaccATTCG ATGTTAAGCGCAATGAATAGAGCGGACTTGTTGCACGACGCTTTCCTTCTAGCAGAAACTGACCTGAACTATTCTATAGCTATGAACCTAACTTCTTATCTCGTAAACGAAGATGATTATCAACCATGGGTCGTGACTATGAGATGGTTCGGACAAATGAACAGACTTCTTGAAGGAACCCAAATACTTCCACGTTTTCAA TCGTATGCGAGGAATCTGATCAACAGAATTTATCGTCAAATAGGATGGCATATTCATCGGAAAGATTCATTTAAAGACAG AGAATTTCGCGTCTTGATATTGAACGCAGCTTGCAGCGTAGGCCACGAACACTGCCTCGAGACAGCCGGAAGGAGGCTGCGGAAATTTCTGTCGGAGAAGAGCAGCGGTGGTAGCGAGCAAATGTTACCAGCCGATATTCGGTCTATCGTCTATTCGTTCG GCCTCGTTACGATGTCAGCCGACGTCGGATCGATATTTGAGAAAATGTCGCGACTACTCGAGACGGAGAACGACGCACAGGAAAGAGAACGTCTGATGATCGGGATGACTGGAGTTGCGGACAAAGATATTCTTAATCG ATATTTAGAGCGAGCAACAGACGAGACATTCATTCGCAAGCAAGACTTTGCAGAGCTGTTGATCAAGATCGCCGCGAATCCCGTGGGATTGGACGTCGTCTGGAATTTTGTACG ATCTCGATGGGAAGTTTTActtagaaaatatgaaacaaacgAGTACACTTTTGGGAATATCATCTGCGCAATCGTATCCTTGTTTAAAGATCATCAAAAGCTACAAGAG gCAAGACGATTTTTTCTAAAAGAAGTTGACCTGAAAGTAACTGAAAATGTCAAGAGAAATGCGATCGAGGAGGTCGAAAACAGCATCGATTGGCTGGAGGCAAACTCTCAAAGTATCGAACGATGGCTATCGTCTAATGGTTTCGATTAA